A section of the Bacillus pumilus genome encodes:
- a CDS encoding cytochrome c biogenesis protein encodes MLESIVARLNETTTLIYALSVLFYFIDFLQHNRKAGKIAFWLLSIVWLLQTVYMFYIMMETDRFPVLNVAEGLYFYTWVLVTLSLVLTKVLRVEFIVFFTNVIGFSLMAIHTFTPSDLHSAELTGKLTSELLVIHITMAILSYGAFSLSFAFSLLYLFQYRLLKKKIWGKWLLRIEDLSKLDHMAYVLNIIGVPMLLLSLILGIIWAYVSYDTLYWTDAKVLGSFIMLFLYGVYLYIRLVRNMQGKVVALWNVGSFLVLMINYFLLGSLSTFHWFQ; translated from the coding sequence ATGTTGGAATCCATTGTAGCGAGACTCAATGAAACGACGACCTTGATTTATGCACTAAGTGTCTTGTTCTATTTCATAGATTTTCTTCAACACAACCGGAAGGCTGGAAAAATAGCTTTCTGGTTGCTTTCTATTGTCTGGCTGCTGCAAACAGTCTACATGTTCTATATTATGATGGAAACAGACCGATTCCCTGTGTTGAATGTAGCAGAGGGGTTATATTTTTATACGTGGGTGCTTGTGACACTTTCGCTTGTTCTCACAAAAGTATTGCGTGTTGAATTTATCGTCTTTTTTACAAATGTCATCGGTTTTTCCTTGATGGCGATTCACACCTTTACACCATCTGATCTTCACTCAGCAGAACTAACGGGGAAGTTGACGAGTGAATTGCTTGTGATTCATATTACGATGGCGATTTTATCATACGGTGCCTTTTCACTTTCATTTGCTTTCTCTCTTCTCTATCTCTTTCAATATCGTTTGCTGAAAAAGAAAATATGGGGGAAATGGCTTCTAAGAATTGAAGATTTATCGAAGCTTGATCATATGGCATACGTATTAAACATTATTGGCGTGCCGATGCTCTTACTTAGTTTGATTCTTGGCATTATTTGGGCATATGTTTCGTATGATACGTTGTACTGGACAGATGCAAAGGTGCTTGGTTCGTTTATTATGCTGTTTTTATATGGGGTTTACTTATATATCAGATTGGTGAGAAATATGCAGGGCAAAGTCGTGGCACTATGGAATGTCGGTTCATTCCTTGTGCTCATGATCAATTATTTTCTGCTTGGTAGCTTATCAACCTTTCATTGGTTTCAATAA
- the hemC gene encoding hydroxymethylbilane synthase, which translates to MRTIKVGSRRSKLAITQTKWVIQKLSELNPSYSFEIKEIVTKGDQILDVTLSKVGGKGLFVKEIEQAMLNHDIDMAVHSMKDMPAALPEGLVIGCIPEREDVRDALISKDHLHLHELPKGAVVGTSSLRRSAQLLQERPDLNIKWIRGNIDTRLEKLKNEEYDAIILAAAGLSRMGWSKEVVSEFLSPETCLPAVGQGALSIECRGDDEELLQLLAQFTNEYTKKTVLAERAFLKQMDGSCQVPIAGYATMNERDEIELTGLVASADGHTIIRETVSGTDPEAIGTACAKQMADKGAKDLIDKVKKDLSSQ; encoded by the coding sequence TTGCGTACAATTAAAGTAGGTTCTAGAAGAAGTAAGCTTGCAATTACACAAACAAAATGGGTCATTCAAAAGCTGTCTGAACTAAACCCTTCTTATTCTTTTGAAATAAAAGAGATTGTGACAAAGGGTGATCAAATTTTAGATGTAACTTTATCTAAGGTTGGCGGAAAAGGACTGTTTGTCAAAGAAATTGAACAGGCGATGCTGAATCACGACATCGATATGGCAGTTCACAGTATGAAGGATATGCCGGCAGCTCTTCCTGAAGGATTAGTCATTGGCTGTATTCCTGAGCGTGAAGATGTAAGGGACGCCCTTATTTCGAAGGATCATCTGCATCTTCATGAGCTGCCGAAGGGTGCTGTTGTAGGAACAAGTAGCTTACGGCGCAGTGCCCAGCTTCTTCAGGAAAGACCAGATCTGAACATTAAATGGATTCGAGGTAACATTGATACACGATTGGAAAAGCTGAAAAATGAAGAATATGATGCCATTATTTTAGCGGCTGCTGGTCTGTCCAGAATGGGCTGGAGTAAAGAGGTTGTGTCTGAATTTTTATCTCCTGAGACTTGCCTGCCCGCAGTTGGCCAAGGCGCTTTGTCAATTGAGTGCCGCGGAGATGATGAAGAGCTATTGCAGCTCCTCGCTCAATTTACGAATGAATACACAAAGAAAACGGTTCTCGCTGAACGAGCCTTCCTCAAACAAATGGATGGCAGCTGTCAGGTGCCGATTGCTGGATATGCAACGATGAATGAGCGCGATGAAATTGAACTGACGGGTCTTGTGGCATCTGCTGATGGACATACGATTATTCGAGAAACTGTATCAGGCACTGACCCTGAGGCAATTGGAACAGCATGTGCAAAGCAGATGGCTGATAAGGGAGCAAAGGATTTAATCGACAAGGTGAAAAAGGATCTGTCGTCCCAATGA
- a CDS encoding uroporphyrinogen-III synthase, with translation MTIGQSLHGQTVLVTRNERQAGVFQQKIEELNGHAVLTSLIRFEPTLTNENAQAFLKDLENSQWLVFTSVNGASFFLSYIEDHHLHKSLSHLKVAAVGEKTSAYLEQHGLKVDVVPERFIAEELADALLNHVRPGERVFIAKGHLSRDVVKKTLVPLGIEVKEWILYETVKDEEGIAALKTAMTKQSFDFITFTSSSTVHSFMHAMEADAAKLAASDTCFVTIGPLTKEALLQYGISSETPDTYTIDGMLELMCRLSERKLNK, from the coding sequence ATGACCATAGGCCAATCGCTTCACGGACAGACGGTGCTTGTCACTCGAAATGAACGTCAAGCGGGTGTGTTTCAGCAAAAGATTGAAGAGCTGAACGGCCATGCTGTTTTAACCTCTCTTATTCGGTTTGAGCCTACGCTCACAAATGAAAATGCGCAGGCCTTTTTAAAGGACTTAGAAAATAGCCAATGGCTTGTTTTCACGAGTGTAAATGGTGCGTCTTTTTTTCTCAGCTACATAGAGGACCATCATTTACATAAAAGTTTATCCCATTTAAAAGTAGCTGCGGTAGGTGAGAAAACCTCTGCCTATCTTGAGCAACACGGCTTGAAGGTGGATGTTGTACCAGAACGATTCATAGCGGAAGAGCTCGCAGACGCGTTGCTTAACCATGTGCGTCCGGGAGAGCGTGTGTTTATAGCAAAAGGACACCTTTCTCGAGATGTCGTGAAGAAAACGCTTGTTCCACTTGGCATAGAAGTAAAGGAATGGATTTTATATGAAACGGTCAAGGATGAGGAAGGAATTGCCGCTCTTAAAACGGCAATGACGAAGCAATCATTTGATTTTATTACATTTACGAGCTCATCGACTGTCCATTCATTTATGCATGCCATGGAGGCAGATGCAGCGAAGCTGGCTGCTTCTGACACTTGTTTTGTGACGATCGGTCCTCTAACAAAAGAGGCACTGCTTCAATACGGGATTTCTTCTGAAACCCCAGATACTTATACGATAGACGGAATGCTTGAATTGATGTGCCGTTTATCTGAAAGGAAGTTGAACAAATGA
- the hemB gene encoding porphobilinogen synthase, with protein MMKFNRHRRLRTSAGMRELVRETFLRPSDFIYPIFFVEGENVRKEVSSMPGVYHISVDLVKEEVQELVDLGIKSIIVFGVPDHKDHVGSEAYHDHGIVQRATLEIKKHFPELVVIADTCLCQYTDHGHCGIVEDGEILNDESLQLLAKTAVSQARAGADIIAPSNMMDGFVVAIREALDEAGFIHVPVMSYAVKYASAFYGPFRDAAHSTPQFGDRKTYQMDPANRLEALREAQSDVEEGADFLIVKPSLSYLDIMRDVKNEFTLPVVAYNVSGEYAMVKAAAQNGWISEKELVLEMLTSMKRAGAELIITYHAKDAAKWLSE; from the coding sequence ATGATGAAATTTAACAGACACCGCAGACTGCGGACAAGCGCAGGAATGAGAGAATTAGTCAGAGAAACCTTTTTAAGACCATCTGATTTCATTTATCCGATCTTTTTTGTAGAGGGAGAAAATGTCCGAAAAGAAGTTTCTTCAATGCCGGGTGTTTATCACATTTCAGTGGACCTTGTAAAAGAAGAAGTCCAAGAGCTTGTCGATCTAGGTATCAAATCAATTATTGTATTTGGTGTTCCAGATCATAAAGACCATGTGGGCAGTGAGGCGTATCACGACCATGGCATTGTGCAAAGAGCGACGCTTGAAATTAAAAAGCATTTCCCAGAGCTTGTGGTCATTGCAGACACTTGCTTATGCCAATATACAGATCATGGACATTGCGGGATTGTTGAAGATGGTGAAATTTTAAATGATGAATCTCTTCAGCTTTTAGCAAAAACAGCTGTTAGCCAAGCGCGCGCAGGTGCAGATATTATTGCTCCTTCTAATATGATGGATGGATTTGTTGTGGCCATTCGTGAAGCGCTTGATGAAGCTGGCTTTATTCATGTACCCGTCATGTCATATGCTGTGAAATATGCAAGTGCGTTTTATGGTCCGTTTCGTGACGCAGCGCATAGCACACCGCAGTTTGGAGATCGTAAAACATACCAAATGGACCCTGCAAACCGTTTAGAAGCATTAAGAGAAGCGCAATCTGACGTAGAAGAGGGAGCGGATTTCCTCATTGTGAAACCATCCCTTTCTTATTTAGATATTATGCGTGATGTCAAAAATGAATTTACACTCCCTGTTGTTGCTTACAATGTGAGCGGAGAATATGCAATGGTTAAAGCCGCTGCTCAAAATGGGTGGATTTCTGAAAAAGAGCTTGTTCTTGAAATGCTGACAAGCATGAAACGTGCAGGAGCAGAACTCATCATTACGTATCATGCAAAAGATGCAGCAAAATGGCTCTCAGAATAA
- the hemL gene encoding glutamate-1-semialdehyde 2,1-aminomutase produces MGRSYEKSKQAFEEAQHLMPGGVNSPVRAFKSVNTDPIFMERGKGAKIYDIDGNEYIDYVLSWGPLILGHTNDRVVESIQRVAEKGTSFGASTLVENELAKLVSERVPSIEVIRMVSSGTEATMSALRLARGFTGRNKIVKFEGCYHGHGDSLLIKAGSGVATLGLPDSPGVPEGTASNTITVPYNDLESIQVAFQEFGDDIAGVIVEPVAGNMGVVPPQDGFLQGLRDITEQYGALLIFDEVMTGFRVDYHCAQGYFGVTPDLTCLGKVIGGGLPVGAYGGRADIMRQIAPSGPIYQAGTLSGNPLAMTAGLETLKQLTPESYEEFRRKGDRLEEGISNAAKTHGIPLTFNRAGSMIGFFFTDEEVINYDIAKNADLALFAEFYKEMADHGIFLPPSQFEGLFLSTAHTDEDIEYTIETVEKVFQKLRR; encoded by the coding sequence ATGGGACGTAGCTATGAAAAATCAAAGCAAGCATTTGAAGAAGCACAGCATTTAATGCCTGGTGGTGTCAACAGCCCTGTGCGTGCATTTAAATCAGTGAACACAGATCCGATTTTTATGGAGCGGGGGAAAGGCGCCAAGATCTATGATATTGATGGGAATGAATACATCGATTATGTCTTATCATGGGGGCCGCTTATTTTAGGGCATACGAATGACCGTGTGGTTGAAAGCATTCAGCGAGTTGCAGAAAAGGGGACAAGCTTTGGTGCTTCCACATTAGTTGAAAATGAATTAGCTAAGCTTGTATCAGAGCGGGTTCCTTCTATCGAAGTCATTCGTATGGTCAGCTCTGGTACAGAGGCAACGATGAGTGCACTTCGTCTAGCTCGAGGCTTTACAGGCAGAAATAAAATTGTGAAATTTGAAGGCTGCTATCATGGCCACGGGGATTCTTTGCTCATTAAAGCAGGTTCAGGCGTCGCAACGCTTGGGCTTCCAGATAGTCCAGGTGTACCTGAAGGGACTGCAAGCAATACGATCACAGTGCCTTATAATGATTTAGAAAGCATTCAAGTTGCATTTCAGGAGTTTGGGGACGATATTGCAGGAGTGATTGTCGAGCCGGTTGCAGGAAATATGGGCGTTGTCCCTCCGCAAGACGGTTTCTTACAAGGGCTGAGAGATATCACAGAGCAATACGGAGCCTTACTCATTTTTGATGAGGTCATGACCGGCTTCCGTGTGGATTATCACTGCGCACAAGGCTACTTTGGCGTCACACCTGATCTGACGTGTCTTGGTAAAGTGATTGGTGGCGGTCTCCCGGTCGGTGCTTATGGCGGAAGAGCGGATATTATGAGACAAATTGCGCCAAGCGGTCCAATTTATCAAGCAGGAACGTTATCTGGTAACCCACTTGCGATGACAGCAGGCTTAGAAACCTTAAAACAGCTGACACCTGAGTCTTACGAAGAGTTTAGACGAAAAGGAGACCGGCTGGAAGAAGGCATTTCAAATGCGGCGAAAACACACGGAATTCCATTAACGTTTAACCGTGCGGGTTCGATGATTGGATTCTTCTTTACAGATGAAGAAGTGATCAATTATGACATAGCCAAAAATGCTGATCTCGCTTTATTTGCTGAATTTTACAAGGAAATGGCCGATCACGGTATCTTCCTTCCACCTTCTCAATTCGAAGGACTGTTCCTGTCAACAGCCCATACAGATGAAGACATCGAATATACGATTGAGACAGTGGAAAAAGTATTTCAAAAACTACGTCGATAA
- a CDS encoding LysM peptidoglycan-binding domain-containing protein, which yields MSQNNRLQFSVEESIYFKSGQEVSELLSISLDPDILVQEVNDYVSIRGSLELTGEYNINQEELLGELSSYASYREADEVKVREDGTAELLHQFPVDITIPKNKISHLNDVFVFIDAFDYQLTENRLLTIQADLAIEGLLDEETPQAPVEEPYEFVHRSEEEYGDVTYDYQLQPEEEQEEKLQDDEREIDEEQTVFQHDTRAEEEKQEEEIEIELVSREEETAELEESEEREETESQEEAVLGYRSLPEAQVQEPPFFEPPKLLEEEKQEDTFFEVEVRKDPEAAEEQEETAQPYPVFEAPVYHVEEEEAQETQEAQDDTYQLGRLYEREAPKVYESAQEEEAFEEDVRETSGSENSLYLTKLFAKQEEEDFSRMKICIVQQKDTVDRICERYQLNVQQLLRTNSLSVDAELEEGQILYIPEYQKSNA from the coding sequence TTGTCTCAAAACAATCGATTACAGTTTTCAGTAGAAGAATCCATCTATTTCAAAAGCGGACAGGAAGTCAGTGAGCTGCTGTCTATTTCTCTCGATCCTGACATTCTCGTTCAAGAAGTGAATGATTATGTTTCGATTAGAGGTTCACTCGAGCTAACAGGAGAATACAACATAAATCAAGAGGAGCTATTGGGTGAATTGAGTTCCTATGCATCATACAGAGAAGCTGATGAGGTGAAGGTCAGAGAAGACGGGACAGCGGAGCTTCTGCATCAATTCCCAGTCGATATCACGATTCCTAAAAACAAAATCAGTCATTTAAATGATGTGTTTGTGTTTATTGATGCGTTTGATTACCAGCTGACAGAAAATCGTTTGCTCACCATTCAAGCTGATCTAGCGATTGAGGGTCTTTTAGACGAGGAAACGCCTCAAGCGCCTGTAGAGGAGCCGTATGAATTTGTTCATCGTTCTGAAGAAGAATATGGCGACGTGACCTATGATTATCAGCTGCAGCCAGAAGAAGAGCAAGAAGAAAAGCTACAAGACGATGAACGTGAGATTGATGAGGAGCAGACTGTATTTCAGCATGACACGCGCGCCGAAGAAGAAAAGCAGGAAGAAGAAATTGAGATAGAGCTGGTGAGTAGGGAAGAAGAAACCGCAGAACTGGAGGAATCGGAAGAACGTGAGGAAACGGAGAGCCAAGAAGAAGCGGTGCTTGGTTATCGCTCCTTACCTGAAGCTCAGGTGCAAGAACCACCATTTTTTGAACCGCCTAAGCTCTTAGAAGAAGAGAAACAGGAGGATACATTCTTTGAGGTGGAAGTGAGGAAAGATCCCGAAGCAGCTGAAGAGCAGGAAGAAACGGCCCAGCCGTATCCAGTGTTTGAAGCACCTGTTTATCACGTAGAAGAGGAAGAGGCGCAAGAGACGCAAGAGGCGCAGGATGATACGTACCAGCTCGGCCGGTTATATGAACGAGAAGCGCCAAAAGTATATGAGTCAGCTCAAGAAGAAGAGGCATTTGAAGAAGACGTGAGGGAAACGTCTGGTAGTGAGAATTCTCTTTATTTAACAAAGCTGTTTGCTAAGCAGGAGGAGGAAGATTTTTCTCGCATGAAAATATGTATAGTTCAGCAAAAAGATACGGTCGATCGTATTTGTGAGCGATATCAGTTGAATGTGCAGCAGCTTCTTCGCACAAATTCATTATCGGTGGATGCGGAGCTTGAAGAAGGGCAGATTCTTTATATTCCTGAATATCAAAAAAGCAATGCATAA
- the ysxE gene encoding spore coat protein YsxE has protein sequence MDEIQSVLYEYGLEAEYIEPVSPAVVKVYTKQGAFALKRVKASRHMQFTEQMLELESKGYRSFVPIYRTKSGSFFSSHRESQYAYYLMPWLTNEKREEQDDKHEYLFQEIARLHQRTEVMMDITEQEIEAHYTQIKTKWETEKDMYERFIERAEQTWYMSPFELAAAMYFSEAMSASEFARERLEDWHEEMKGKETTRVVLNHGQLSIHHFLYNDVGTGHFTNFERSKKAAPIYDLLTFYFRTFKTYPTSCPECTSLFYTYQKGNPLREEELHLFLSYLAYPQGLFDTVKTYEAGGQDEMESCQQLLRAYWQMKNSEPTVMKIHEIEQARRLEEEQSASSSAE, from the coding sequence GTGGATGAGATCCAATCTGTCCTATACGAATACGGGCTTGAAGCGGAATACATTGAACCTGTCAGTCCTGCTGTCGTCAAAGTATATACAAAGCAGGGTGCATTTGCCTTAAAGCGAGTAAAAGCCAGTCGACATATGCAGTTTACAGAGCAAATGCTTGAACTAGAATCAAAGGGCTATCGCTCTTTTGTGCCGATTTATCGGACGAAGAGCGGTTCTTTTTTCTCAAGTCATCGTGAAAGCCAGTACGCATACTATCTGATGCCTTGGCTGACGAATGAAAAGAGAGAAGAGCAGGACGATAAACACGAATATTTATTTCAAGAGATTGCAAGACTTCATCAGCGGACTGAAGTGATGATGGATATCACAGAGCAAGAGATCGAAGCGCACTACACACAAATCAAGACCAAATGGGAAACAGAGAAAGACATGTATGAACGATTCATAGAGCGGGCAGAGCAAACGTGGTATATGTCGCCATTTGAACTGGCTGCTGCGATGTATTTTTCAGAGGCGATGTCTGCTAGCGAATTTGCCCGTGAACGACTAGAAGATTGGCATGAAGAAATGAAAGGTAAAGAAACAACTCGTGTCGTGTTAAATCATGGGCAGCTGTCGATTCATCACTTTTTGTACAATGATGTGGGCACAGGACATTTCACCAATTTTGAGCGGTCTAAAAAAGCTGCCCCCATTTATGATCTTCTGACCTTTTACTTTCGGACGTTCAAAACCTATCCCACGTCGTGTCCTGAATGCACATCCTTGTTTTATACGTATCAAAAAGGAAATCCTCTTCGGGAGGAAGAGCTTCATTTGTTTCTTAGTTACCTTGCTTATCCGCAAGGTCTGTTTGATACAGTGAAAACCTATGAAGCAGGCGGGCAGGATGAGATGGAAAGCTGTCAACAGCTGTTAAGAGCGTATTGGCAGATGAAAAATTCAGAGCCGACCGTCATGAAGATTCACGAAATTGAGCAGGCTAGACGGCTTGAAGAAGAACAAAGTGCCTCGTCATCAGCGGAATGA
- a CDS encoding valine--tRNA ligase has product METNNQEMPTKYDPNAIEKDRYTYWLEGKFFEAQNDKTKDPYTVVIPPPNVTGKLHLGHAWDSTLQDIVTRMKRMQGYDVLWLPGMDHAGIATQAKVEAKLREEGVSRYDLGREKFVEETWKWKEEYADFIRSQWAKMGLGLDYSRERFTLDEGLNKAVRQVFVQLYEKGLIYRGEYIINWDPATKTALSDIEVIYKDVQGAFYHLRYPLSDGTGSIEIATTRPETMLGDTAVAVHPDDERYQHLIGKTVVLPITGREIPIVADDYVDMEFGSGAVKITPAHDPNDFELGNRHDLERILVMNEDGTMNANALQYKGMDRFECRKQLVKDLQEEGVLFKIEDHMHSVGHSERSGAVVEPYLSTQWFVKMQPLADEAINLQNGDDQVQFVPDRFEKTYLHWMENIRDWCISRQLWWGHRIPAWYHKETKEVYVGLEAPEDIENWEQDNDVLDTWFSSALWPFSTMGWPDAESEDFKRYYPTNLLVTGYDIIFFWVSRMIFQGLEFTGEKPFKDVLIHGLIRDEQGRKMSKSLGNGIDPMEVIDKYGADSLRYFLATGSSPGQDLRFSFEKVESTWNFANKIWNASRFALMNMDGLTYDELNLTGEKSVADQWILTRLNETIESVTQLADKYEFGEVGRHLYNFIWDDFCDWYIEMAKLPLYGEDEAAKKTTRSILAYVLDQTMRLLHPFMPFLTEEIWQHLPHEGESITVAAWPEVKPELSNEQASADMKLLVELIRSVRNIRSEVNTPMSKQVELYIKASTSDVQERLEKNRSYIERFTNPSVLEIGTDVPASDKAMTAVISGAELILPLEGLINLDEEIARLQKELDKLTKEVERVQKKLGNEGFMKKAPESVVEEERAKERDYVAKREAVQKRIEELKA; this is encoded by the coding sequence ATGGAAACAAATAATCAAGAAATGCCAACAAAGTACGACCCAAATGCGATTGAAAAAGACCGCTATACGTACTGGCTTGAAGGAAAATTCTTCGAAGCACAAAATGACAAAACGAAAGATCCATATACAGTCGTCATTCCTCCACCAAACGTGACAGGAAAACTGCACCTTGGGCATGCATGGGATTCGACTCTTCAAGACATCGTGACACGTATGAAACGGATGCAGGGCTATGACGTTCTATGGCTTCCAGGAATGGATCATGCCGGTATTGCGACCCAAGCAAAGGTCGAGGCAAAGCTTCGCGAAGAAGGCGTCAGCCGTTATGACCTTGGCCGCGAGAAATTTGTGGAAGAAACGTGGAAATGGAAAGAAGAATATGCGGACTTTATTCGCAGCCAGTGGGCGAAAATGGGACTTGGTCTTGATTACTCGCGTGAACGTTTTACATTGGATGAGGGTCTGAATAAAGCGGTACGCCAAGTGTTTGTTCAATTGTATGAAAAAGGGCTGATCTATCGCGGAGAGTACATCATTAACTGGGATCCAGCGACGAAAACGGCACTTTCTGATATTGAAGTCATTTATAAAGATGTTCAAGGCGCGTTTTATCACTTAAGATACCCACTTTCAGATGGCACGGGTTCAATTGAAATTGCGACGACAAGACCTGAAACAATGCTCGGAGATACAGCTGTTGCTGTGCACCCTGATGACGAACGTTACCAGCATTTGATTGGAAAAACAGTGGTCTTGCCAATTACAGGACGCGAGATTCCGATCGTTGCTGATGACTACGTCGATATGGAGTTTGGTTCAGGAGCTGTGAAAATTACACCTGCTCATGACCCGAATGACTTTGAGCTTGGAAACCGCCATGACCTAGAGCGTATTCTAGTCATGAATGAAGATGGCACAATGAATGCAAATGCACTGCAATACAAAGGGATGGACCGCTTTGAATGCCGTAAACAGCTTGTAAAAGACTTACAAGAAGAGGGTGTTTTGTTCAAAATTGAGGACCATATGCATTCAGTTGGTCATAGTGAGCGAAGCGGAGCTGTCGTTGAACCTTATTTATCAACACAATGGTTTGTAAAAATGCAGCCGCTAGCAGACGAAGCCATCAACCTTCAAAATGGGGACGACCAAGTTCAATTTGTTCCAGACCGCTTTGAAAAGACGTATTTACACTGGATGGAAAATATCCGTGACTGGTGTATTTCTCGTCAGCTATGGTGGGGACACCGCATTCCAGCTTGGTACCATAAAGAAACGAAAGAAGTATACGTAGGACTGGAAGCACCAGAAGATATAGAGAACTGGGAACAGGATAACGATGTGCTTGATACTTGGTTTAGTTCAGCGCTTTGGCCTTTCTCTACAATGGGCTGGCCGGATGCAGAGAGTGAAGACTTCAAGCGCTACTATCCAACAAACCTGCTTGTAACAGGCTATGACATCATTTTCTTCTGGGTCTCTCGCATGATCTTCCAAGGTCTTGAATTCACAGGAGAAAAACCGTTTAAAGACGTTCTTATTCATGGGCTGATCCGTGACGAGCAAGGACGTAAAATGAGTAAGTCGCTAGGAAACGGAATTGATCCAATGGAGGTCATCGACAAGTATGGTGCAGATTCATTAAGATATTTCTTAGCAACTGGAAGCTCACCAGGTCAGGATCTTCGCTTTAGCTTTGAAAAGGTTGAATCCACTTGGAACTTTGCGAACAAAATTTGGAACGCATCACGTTTTGCTTTAATGAACATGGATGGCTTAACGTATGATGAGCTTAATTTGACAGGAGAAAAATCAGTTGCTGATCAATGGATTTTAACCCGCTTAAATGAAACGATTGAAAGTGTCACACAGCTAGCTGACAAGTATGAATTCGGTGAAGTAGGCAGACATTTATACAACTTCATTTGGGATGACTTCTGTGATTGGTACATTGAGATGGCGAAGCTTCCGCTTTATGGAGAAGATGAAGCAGCAAAGAAAACGACTCGTTCGATCCTTGCGTACGTATTAGATCAGACGATGAGACTTCTTCATCCGTTCATGCCATTCTTAACAGAAGAAATCTGGCAGCATCTTCCGCACGAAGGTGAATCGATTACTGTCGCGGCTTGGCCGGAGGTGAAGCCGGAGCTTTCAAACGAACAAGCGTCTGCTGATATGAAACTGCTCGTGGAGCTCATCCGCTCTGTTCGTAACATCCGCAGTGAAGTGAATACGCCAATGAGCAAACAGGTGGAGCTGTACATTAAAGCCTCTACATCTGATGTGCAGGAACGCTTAGAGAAAAACCGTTCATATATTGAGCGCTTTACGAACCCAAGTGTACTTGAAATCGGCACAGATGTTCCAGCTAGTGATAAAGCGATGACGGCTGTTATTTCTGGAGCGGAGCTCATTCTGCCGCTTGAAGGTTTAATCAACTTAGATGAGGAAATCGCTCGTCTACAAAAAGAACTGGATAAGCTGACAAAAGAAGTAGAGCGCGTCCAGAAAAAGCTTGGCAACGAAGGCTTTATGAAAAAAGCGCCTGAAAGTGTCGTAGAAGAAGAGCGTGCGAAAGAACGTGACTATGTCGCAAAACGCGAAGCTGTTCAAAAGCGCATTGAAGAGCTGAAAGCATAA